A part of Chroococcidiopsis sp. TS-821 genomic DNA contains:
- a CDS encoding glycosyltransferase, translating to MRNIGIYRRVFPLKSEAFIKEQTQNLSRYQPTFIANTLLTEIPFHNIALSQSDFLGFKQNLFLLTRSPHLFKKLFNSEVIDLIHAHFGPDGVYAMALAEKLKIPFLVTFHGYDITISRKALWRKGKFLYYQLIFHEEELKRKAAAFIAVSQFIQDKLLEKKYPEEKIIQHYIGVDTTKFSPGKKAAERYILCVGRHTHKKGIDTLLRAFAQVARKHSDVNLIQVGTGALTEELHALAKALGLEQRIRFLGAQTHEKVLNLMRGAEIFALASQTAPNGDCEGLPIVLNEASACGIPVVSTKHSGIPEAIIDGETGFLVSERDYMALADKLDIILSNPDLGTKMGRQGRKLVCEKFDLHKQTLKLEAIYDSLVA from the coding sequence ATGAGAAATATTGGCATTTACCGAAGAGTTTTTCCGCTTAAATCCGAAGCTTTTATCAAGGAACAAACACAAAACCTATCGCGATATCAACCAACATTTATCGCTAATACTCTTCTAACAGAAATTCCCTTTCACAATATTGCTTTGAGTCAAAGTGATTTTTTGGGATTTAAACAAAACCTATTTCTTTTAACGCGCTCTCCTCATCTTTTTAAAAAACTTTTCAATTCGGAAGTAATTGACTTAATTCATGCTCATTTTGGTCCAGATGGCGTATATGCAATGGCTTTAGCCGAAAAACTAAAAATACCGTTTTTAGTAACCTTTCATGGCTACGACATTACTATCTCTCGTAAAGCTTTGTGGCGCAAAGGTAAATTCTTGTACTATCAACTGATTTTTCATGAAGAAGAACTCAAAAGAAAAGCTGCAGCCTTCATTGCTGTTTCTCAGTTTATTCAAGATAAACTTTTAGAAAAAAAATATCCAGAGGAGAAAATTATTCAGCACTATATTGGAGTAGATACCACTAAATTTTCCCCTGGAAAAAAAGCAGCAGAGCGCTACATTCTCTGTGTAGGCAGACATACCCACAAAAAAGGTATCGACACGTTGCTGCGCGCCTTTGCGCAAGTTGCACGTAAACACTCGGATGTTAACCTTATTCAAGTAGGAACAGGCGCTTTAACTGAAGAATTGCACGCATTAGCAAAAGCGCTTGGTCTTGAGCAACGCATACGTTTCCTGGGCGCTCAAACGCATGAAAAGGTTTTAAACTTAATGCGTGGTGCTGAAATCTTTGCCCTTGCTAGCCAAACTGCTCCAAATGGAGATTGTGAAGGTTTACCCATTGTACTTAATGAAGCTTCTGCTTGCGGTATTCCGGTTGTTTCGACTAAACATAGTGGCATTCCTGAAGCAATTATTGATGGAGAAACTGGCTTTCTAGTTTCTGAAAGAGATTACATGGCTCTAGCAGATAAACTTGACATCATCTTATCCAATCCTGATTTAGGAACCAAAATGGGACGGCAAGGTCGCAAGCTTGTTTGTGAGAAATTTGATTTACATAAACAAACTCTCAAACTAGAAGCTATTTATGACTCACTTGTGGCATAA